Proteins co-encoded in one Anguilla anguilla isolate fAngAng1 chromosome 16, fAngAng1.pri, whole genome shotgun sequence genomic window:
- the LOC118215554 gene encoding IgGFc-binding protein-like produces MAIFVAGSKMSLTWSQMVAAFFLTSLCTGFCYPESSGTEFVTAFMENIAYYYRSSPTLKLHISALRKGTQVNVSVVDQTFKATFTMSAGQTKELILPSVLELDKFNTSYKTVRVTSSSPVTVFSVNQKFTSFDTGMVQPVQNLGTEYRLASPADPTDHLYQFVVINAQVANTVTVSQPSQEPLTVTLGPYENAKFQSPKYPVSTLVTAQTPVAVLFGHPCVVKPQCQCGLVFEQLTPVSSWGRTFIVPSLSVADAKIKQTILLVKSDGTGPESILPSEYLAPPNSKVPTLMDTSLYIQAPMPVSISLLDFGVMALIPVERFSTCYLVHTFSWTQNFLLIVVKTADKEGVRLGEQPLSPGVTWVPVRNSDYSVALVDLRSMSMHRVVWHLTSKMGVYIIGKQSWFMGLFGSPALSLKVEPDGRKCRLYVGVLDLVQEEKSWADAQAHCRNLNSQLASLDGEEFLLYAGRELNGTQQSAVWVGLRKGILSEKWGWLNREPMEYTKWGSGQPNSSLYAQCGMMSVENLTCSAVSCCDQLPSICFEPGREVPFP; encoded by the exons ATGGCGATCTTTGTCGCTGGTAGTAAAATGTCGCTTACCTGGAGCCAGATGGTGGCTGCATTCTTCTTGACTTCCCTTTGTACAG GATTCTGCTACCCTGAGAGTTCTGGGACTGAGTTTGTAACAGCCTTCATGGAGAACATAGCTTATTACTACAGAAGTTCTCCCACCCTCAAACTCCACATTTCTGCCCTGAGAAAAGGCACACAGGTCAACGTCAGTGTGGTGGACCAAACCTTTAAGGCAACCTTTACGATGTCAGCTGGGCAGACAAAAGAGTTGATCCTCCCCAGCGTGTTGGAGCTGGACAAGTTTAACACTTCCTACAAGACAGTTCGTGTGACTAGCAGCTCCCCGGTGACCGTCTTCTCCGTCAATCAGAAGTTCACAAGCTTTGACACCGGCATGGTTCAGCCTGTGCAGAATCTGGGTACAGAGTACCGTCTGGCCTCCCCAGCAGATCCTACAGACCACTTATATCAGTTTGTCGTCATCAACGCCCAGGTTGCCAACACGGTCACAGTTTCCCAGCCATCCCAGGAACCGCTCACAGTCACCCTCGGCCCATATGAAAATGCTAAGTTCCAAAGTCCGAAATACCCTGTGTCCACACTGGTGACCGCCCAAACCCCAGTAGCTGTGCTGTTTGGGCACCCCTGCGTTGTGAAACCCCAGTGCCAGTGTGGCCTGGTGTTTGAGCAGCTAACCCCCGTTTCCAGCTGGGGGAGAACCTTCATCGTGCCGTCCCTCTCCGTAGCAGACGCAAAAATTAAACAGACCATTCTGCTAGTGAAGTCTGACGGCACTGGTCCAGAAAGCATTCTGCCCTCCGAGTACCTGGCTCCTCCAAATTCCAAAGTACCAACACTGATGGACACCTCCCTCTACATCCAGGCTCCGATGCCAGTTTCTATCAGTCTGTTGGATTTTGGTGTCATGGCTTTGATACCAGTGGAACGTTTTTCCACCTGTTACCTGGTACACACCTTTTCATGGACGCAAAACTTTCTCCTGATAGTAGTGAAAACTGCTGACAAGGAGGGGGTTCGCCTAGGGGAGCAGCCACTTTCTCCAGGTGTGACCTGGGTCCCAGTGAGAAACTCTGACTACTCCGTGGCGCTAGTCGACCTGCGGTCTATGAGCATGCACCGTGTCGTCTGGCACCTGACTTCCAAGATGGGCGTCTACATTATTGGGAAACAGTCATGGTTTATGGGTTTATTTGGGAGCCCAGCTCTGAGCCTGAAAGTGGAACCAG ATGGTCGTAAGTGCCGGCTATACGTGGGTGTACTGGACCTGGTGCAGGAGGAGAAGAGCTGGGCAGATGCACAGGCCCACTGCAGGAACCTCAACAGCCAGCTGGCAAGTCTCGATGGAGAGGAATTCCTGCTGTATGCTGGCCGGGAGCTGAATGGGACCCAGCAAAGTGCAGTCTGGGTGGGCTTGCGCAAGGGCATTCTGTCCGAAAAGTGGGGCTGGCTCAACAGGGAGCCAATGGAATACACTAAATGGGGATCAGGCCAACCAAATAGCTCCCTGTATGCCCAGTGTGGCATGATGTCTGTGGAAAATCTCACCTGTAGCGCTGTGAGCTGCTGTGACCAACTGCCTTCCATCTGCTTTGAGCCTGGGCGTGAAGTTCCGTTTCCATAG